The genomic segment CGGCAATGCCATCGCCTCGACGGTTCAGGCCATCATTGCCTGGTTGGTGATTTCCGAAAGCGGCATGGCTTCAGCGACCGCCTGGCTGGCCAACCAATATCCCGGTGCCGCCTGCACCATGTATCCGGGAGTGACGCTGCTGCGCGTCAGGCATTCTGGTGCGCTCGGCGGTAATGGCAATGCAAGCGATATGGCCCCCTGACCCATTTGCAAGAGGGCTTCATGTTTGCCCCCTTCAACCCGAAAGCCCTGTTGTTTTTTGCCGCGCGGTTGCCGCAATTCATCGATCGGCGCCAAATCGGGATGCAAAATCTGCTGCTGATTTTCAACCCGATAGGGCAGATTGCCAGCGCCTGTTTCATGGCGTATGCGCTGGCCGGTGTCGCCATCAGGAAAATCCTCGGCAAATCAAGGCATGGCGGCAAGGTATTGGGTTTGTCGATCGCCATGGCCGGTGTGGCACTGCTGTCGGGTCGCCCCCTTTTGCGGTGTAAGCCCGCAGCGCAGTGCCCCAAGGTGGCAAGGATGGAAATGAAGCTAGTGTCGCGTCACCGATCATCTGTCGGTCTGCGCTGGCCATCGAAGCGCATCGCGGCGTTGCATCGCTTGCCAATACAGATCGGTATGGGCTGCGCGATGCGCCTTGCGCTGCGCTCCGATGGCTGCGCGCAGCCTACGACATCTGATCCGTGACGCGACACTAGGAATGTCCGGCCCACAGCGCGCAAAATCCCGTATCGTTGCCCCATGACTTGCACACCCATCGCGCCCACTGCTGCGTCTGGCGCAGCGCAGGCTGACCGCCGTCCTTTGCCCCTCGATGGCCTGCGGGTCGTGGAATTCACGCACATGGTGATGGGGCCTACCTGCGGCATGGTGCTGGCCGATCTTGGTGCCGAGGTCATCAAGGTCGAGCCGGTCGATGGTGATCGCACGCGCCATCTGCTGGGGTCGGGGGCGGGCTTTTTTTCGATGTTCAACCGCAACAAGAAAAGCATCGCGCTCGATCTGCGCAGCCCCGAGGGGCTGGAAGTGGCGCACAAACTGGCGGCATCGGCCGATGTGGTGGTGCAGAACTTCAAACCCGGGGTGATGGCGAAATACAGGCTCGACTACGCTGCGCTGAGTCCGCGCAATCCGCGCCTGATCCTTGTGAACCACAGCGGCTTTTTACCCGGGCCTTACGAGCACCGCACTGCGCTCGACGAAGTGGTGCAGATGATGGGGGGCCTGGCCTACATGACGGGCCGCCCGGGCGATCCGCTGCGGGCCGGCGCCAGCGTGAACGACATCATGGGCGGCATGTTCGGCGCCCTCGGGGCCATCGCGGCGCTGATGCAGCGCGGCATCACCGGGCGCGGGCAGGAGGTGGATTCGGCATTGTTCGAGAACAACGTCTTTCTGGTCGGCCAGCATATGCTGCAGTACGCCGTGACCGGCCAGCCGGCGGCCCCGATGCCCGAGCGTATTTCGTCCTGGGCGCTGTACGACGTGTTCAGCGTGAAAGACGGCGAGCAGATATTTTTGGCGGCGGTCAGCGATGCACAGTGGCTGGCGTTTTGCGATGCGCTGGGCTTTGCGGACCTGAAGGCCGATCCGCAATTGCTGAGCAACAACGATCGCGTGCGCGCCCGTGCCAGGCTGCTGCCCGAACTGCGCCAGCGCCTGGCCGAATACAGCGCCGGCGAACTGGCGGCCATCTTCGAGCAACGAGGACTGCCGTTTGCGCCGATCGCGCGGCCCGAGCAACTGTTCGACGACCCGCACCTGAACGCGACCGGGGGCCTGGCCGACATCACCTTGCCCGATGGCGAACGGGCAGGGCAGACGGTGCGCACTGCGCTGCTGCCGCTGCGCATGGCCGGGCAGCGGCTCGGTGTGCGCTCGCCGCCGCCGGTTCTGGGTCAGCACACCGCTGCCCTGATGGCAGAGCTGGGCTACACACCGGAGCAGGTGCAGGCCCTGCAAGGCAAGCAGGCCGTGGCCTGAGCCATGCATCAGGGATGGCGGCCCCCGGCGGCAGGGCCGTCGTAGCGGGGCCGAGCCTGCGTGTTTTTCACCGTTTGCGCGGCGTGCGTCCGCAGGGGTGCGTGCTATATCGAGTCGATGAAGCTGCGCAACTTGTCCGAACGGCTCGGGTGCTTGAGCTTGCGCAGCGCCTTGGCTTCTATCTGGCGGATGCGCTCGCGCGTCACGTCAAATTGCTTGCCCACTTCTTCCAGCGTGTGGTCGCTGGTCATCTCGATGCCGAAGCGCATCCGCAGCACCTTGGCTTCGCGCGGCGTCAGGCCGTCGAGGATGTCCTTGACCACGTCGCGCAGGCCGGCCTGCATCGCGGCTTCTATCGGGGCGGTGTTGCTCGCGTCCTCGATGAAATCGCCCAGGTGGCTGTCGTCGTCGTCCCCGATCGGGGTTTCCATCGAGATCGGTTCTTTGGCGATCTTCATGATCTTGCGGATCTTGTCCTCGGGTATCTCCATTTTGGCGGCCAGCAGCGAGGCATCGGGCTCGAAGCCGAACTCCTGCAAGTGCTGGCGGCTGATGCGGTTCATCTTGTTGATGGTCTCTATCATGTGCACCGGGATGCGGATGGTGCGCGCCTGGTCGGCGATCGAGCGCGTGATGGCCTGGCGGATCCACCAGGTGGCATAGGTCGAGAATTTGTAGCCGCGGCGGTATTCGAATTTGTCCACGGCCTTCATCAGGCCGATGTTGCCCTCCTGTATCAGGTCCAGGAATTGCAGGCCACGGTTGGTGTACTTCTTGGCAATCGAGATCACCAGGCGCAGGTTGGCCTCGATCATTTCCTTTTTGGCATCGCGCGAGGTGGCCTCGCCTTCATTCATGCGCTTGTTGATGACCTTGAGCTCGGTCAGCGGCACCACCACGCGCGACTGCAAGTCCATCAGCTTTTGCTGCAAATCCTGGATCGGCGGGATGTTGCGCGCAATGATCGAAGACCAGGGCTTGCCCATGGCCGCCTGCTTTTCCACCCATTGCAGGTTCAGCAGGTTGGGCGGGAAATCCTTGATGAAGGTTTCCTGCGGCATGCCGCATTTGTCCACGATGATGCGGCGCAGCTCGCGTTCTTTCCGGCGCACATCATCGACCTGGCCGCGCACCATGTCGCACAGTTTTTCGATGGTCTTGGCGGTAAAGCGTATGGTCATCAGCTCGGCCGACAGGGCTTGCTGGGCCTGCACGTAGGCCAGCGTGCCGTAGCCGTCCTTGTCGTAGACCTTGTGCATTTTCTCGAACAGATCGCGCAGTTTGTCAAAGCGTTCCAGGGCCTGCTTTTTGAGTTCTTCGAGCTTTTTGGTCAGCGCCTTGGAGCCGCCCTTGCCGTCGTCGTCATCGGCTTCGTCAAATTCGTCGAAGTCTTCTTCGGCCACGTAGTCGTCGGCCTCGTTGGGGTTGGAAAAGCCATCGACGATGGTCGAGATCACGACCTTGCCTGCGCGGATTTCCTCGCCCATGTTCAGTATTTCGGCGATGGTGGCTGGCGACGCGCTGATCGCCTCCATCATCGCCATCAGGCCGCCTTCGATGCGTTTGGCGATTTCGATCTCGCCTTCGCGCGTGAGCAGTTCCACGGTGCCCATCTCGCGCATGTACATGCGCACCGGGTCGGTGGTGCGGCCGAACTCGCTGTCGACGGTAGACAGGGCCGCTTCGGCGGCCTCTTCGGCCTCTTCTTCGCTGGCGCCGGTGGGGGCATTGTCGGTAATGATCAGCGCTTCGGCATCGGGCGTTTGCTCGTAGACGGCCACGCCCAGGTCGTTCAGCGTGGTGATGACGGCTTCCAGCGTTTCGGCATCGACCAGTTTGTCGGGCAAGTGGTCGGAAATCTCGACATGGGTCAGGTAGCCGCGCGTCTTGCCCAGTTTGATCAGGGTCTTCAGGCGCGAACGGCGCCGGGCCAGGTCTTCCTCGGACAGAACGGTCTCGTCCAGGCCGAACTCCTTCATCAGCGCGCGTTCCTTGGCCTTGCTGATCTTCATGCGCAGCGGCTTGACCTTCTCGACCGCAACCGCCGCTTCGGGAACCTCCTCGACCTCGCCTTCCAGGTCTGCTTCTACATCGGACAGGTCGGTGTCGTCACTGCGCGCGGGCGCCACCACGGTGCTGCCCGGATCGGCACTCTGGTTGCCGGCAGGCTTTGGCTTGGGGTCGCGCTTGGCGGGGGGTGTCCTGGTTGCAGCCGCCGCAGTAGTAGTAGCGGCGGTGGCAGCCGGGGCCGGGGTTTTTTTCGGGGGGGTGCTTCCGGCCGGGGCGGCCGGTTTGCTGGCGCTGGCGGGCTTGCTTTTGGGCAAGTCGCTGGCGGGTTTGGCCGCAGCGACTTTTGTCTGCTCGGCAGTGTTTTTCACGGGCATGGCTTTGGCGGTCTTGGCGGCCGGTGCCGTCGGGGCGGGGGCGGGCTTTTTGCTTGCGGCCTTCGCGGGCGCCGCGGGCGTCTTGGCAGCCGGGGCGGCAGGCGCCTTCGTGGCGGGGCCTGGAGCAGATTTGGGCGGCTTTGCAGACTTTTCAGCGGGCATGGAACAACCTCGAAATCAAAAACGGACACATGGAAAACATCAGCCGGACACCGCCGGCGCCACCGCTACCGGCGCGGCTGGCAACGCGCAGCTTCAAGGTCTGCGCGCTTTGCGGGCGGGCCGGCAAGGGGCCTGGGCGATCATTGGGTGTGCAGTCCTTGCGCTGGGCGGGGGTCGGTGGTGAGCCAGTGGTGGGCATTCGTGCGTCGTTTTTCACGGCGGCCCGGCGTGGGTGCTGCCAGCGTCGCTCTCGCCGATGACAAACCGCGCATTGTACCTTCGAGTACCTTGGGTGTGCTTTCGGATGGCGGGACACTGGTGTCGCGTCACCGATCAGATGTCGTAGGCTGCGCGCAGCCATCGGAGCGCAGCGCAAGGCGCATCGCGCAGCCAATACTGAGCGTATTGGCAAGCGATGCAACGCCGCGATGCGCTTCGATGGCCAGCGCAGACCGACAGATGATCGGTGACGCGACACCAGCCGGCCCCGGGCGGGTCCCCGGCAGGCGCCAGGGGCGCAGCAAACTGCAAGCCAGGCCCATCCCTCAGGCATTGTGCAGCCACTCGCGCTGGCGCACGGCCGCGCCGGAACGCACCAGATCGTCGACCAGGCTGCTGAGCCATTCGGCGGCGGTCTGGTCGGCGAAATGGCGCGCGTGCAACATGTCGAAGTACGGTGTGGCCTGCGCCCAACGGCTGAGCTCGGCCATGGTGATCTGCTGCCACGCCAGCAACTTGTATTTGAGCAGCACCTTGGCCGCATACAGCGCGTGCTTGGTCGGGTTGCGCACAAAGCCGTCGAGGCGGCGGCGCGCGCCTTCCAGCGCGCGCGGGGCATCGGCAAACACCGGGCCGTGGCCCGGAATCACCACCCGGGGGGCCAGGGCCTCGATCAGATCGAGCGTGGCGGCCACTTCGGCAAATGCCGCGCCGCCGCCGGCCAGTTCGGGGAACACCACGCCAAAGCCGTTTTCCCAGAGCGCATCGGCCGACAGCAGGATGCGCTGCTGCGGCTCGAACAGCACCACCGAGTGCGGGTCATGCCCGGGGGCGGCATGTATCTGCCAGGGCCGGTTGCCCAGCAGCACGCAGGAGTCGGGCGTGAGCAGCGTGTCGAAGTGGAACGGCGGGCATTCCTGGCCGGTGGGCGTGTAGCTCAGCGCCTGGGGGTCCCAGTGGCGCACATGGAGCGCCTGCCCCGGTGGAATGGCCGTGCGCAGCGCTGGCCAGGCGCGTTGCAGCGCGGCATTGCCGCCGCAGTGGTCGCTGTGCAGGTGGGTGTTGAGGATGCGGTCCAGCGGGCGCTCGCCCAGGCTGGCTTGCACCAGGGACAGGGTTTGTTCGGCATGGCCGCAGTAGCCGGTGTCCACCAGGGCCGTGTCCTGCGGGCCGATGAACAGGATGTTGTTGGCCGACAACCAGCCGCGTTCGAGGACGGTGATCTCTGGTGTCAAAAGCGCGCGCGGGTCGGTGGGCATGGCCGGGAATGCGGGTGTTCGCGGGGGCGGTTGCGGTTGCGGGGGCAGGCGTCCGGACTGTCCAGCGTACCGCAGACTGCTGCGGCCCGAAGCGCTCCAAAACCCGCATCGGCGCTGCCAGCGCTGCCGATGGCCGGCACGCTGCGGCCTGCGCTTTGCCGCAGGCGGTGCACGGCCCGGGGGGTGCCATCGAGGTATCGTCGGGCCGCAGCTTGCTGCGTTCCGGCATCCCGATGGCCGGTGCGCCTATCGATGGGCATCGATGCAGCACAATGGAGAGAAGCACCATGGCGCCCCAATTTGCCGATCTCGATTTGCGGCTGATCCGCGTCTTCCTGGCCATCGTCGACGCGGGCGGGCTGTCGGCCGCGCAAAGGACGCTCAACGTGGGCCAGCCGACCCTGAGCAGCCAACTGGCGACACTGGAAACCCGGTTGGGCTTTTCCTTGTGCGCGCGCGGCCGTGGCGGCTTTCAGCTCACGCCCAAGGGCGAGCGTTTCACCCCGATCGCCCGGCGGTTGATCGACACCTTGAGCGACTTCAGCGCGCAGGCGCACCATCTGGAGCGCCAGTTGGTCGGCAGCCTGAACATCGGCCTGATCGGGTATGCGCCGATCGAGCAAAACCGGCGCATCGCCCAGGCCATCGCGCGTTTTCGCCAGCGCGACGAAGCGGTGCGCTTCGTCATCATCGTGCGCTCGCCCAGCCATCTGGAGGAGCAACTGGTCAGCGGGCAAATCCAGGTGGCGGTCGGCTATTTCTGGCGCCATATGCCGACGCTGGAATACACCCCGCTGTTCTCGGAGCGGCAACTGGCCTATTGCGGCCGGGAGCACCCGCTGTTCGACCGGGCCGGCCAACTGATGCCAGACGAGCTCTCGGGCTGCGACTGGGTCTGGCGCAGCTACCCGCTGCCCGAAGCGCAGCAATGGCTGCCCGCGCTGCAAATCACGGCGGTGACCGACAACATGGAGGCGACGGCGGTGCTGGTGCTGTCTGGGCGGCACCTGGGCTATCTGCCGGAGCACTTTGCCGCGTCCTATGTCGAGGCCGGTTTGCTGGCGCCGGTGAATCCGGCGGTGATGTATTACGACGTGCAGTTCCACATGGTTTCGCGCCGGCGCGAGCGTCTGAACGACATCACGCTGGCGTTTCTGGAGGATCTCGGGCAGGCGCATCCGTTGGCGCAAGGCGGTCGTTCCAAGCCCGGAACATAGCCGCATCGCGGCACCGGCCCTGGCCGCAGCGCGCCGCTGCGCTGCGCTCGGCCAAGGCGATCGATGACCGGTTCGACCCCGCCGGCCCGGGCGGCGACAAGCCCGGCGGCGCGCGGTGCCAGCGGCATCGATGACGCGCGCACCACCGGACAACCGGACAGCCCGTCAGTCCGTCAGTCCGGCAATGTGGCGGCATCCGTATGGATGCAGCGCAGGCGACGATTCGGTGCGATTTCGACCATCGGCGGCGGCGCGGCGTGGCAGGCCGCGCGCGCGAGCGCGCAGCGCTCGGCAAAGGCGCAGCCGGGCGGCAGCGCGCACAGGTCGGGCGGCGCGCCGGCGATGGTCGCAAGCCGCGTGCCGCGTGCCAGCGCGCCGTGCGCGCTGCTCTTGAGCAGTGCGATGGTGTATGGATGGCGCGGCGCGCCGAGCAGTTCGCGGACCGTGCCTTCCTCGACGATGCGGCCCGCATACATCACGGCGATGCGGTCGGCGATCTCGACGGCGGCGCCGATGTCGTGCGTGACGAAGATCACCGACAGGCCGAGGTCGCGCTGCAACTGGCGCAGCAGCAACAAAATCTGGATTTGCACCGTCGCGTCGAGCGCGGTGGTCGGCTCGTCGGCCAGCAGCAACTGCGGCTGGCAGGCCAGCGCGAGCGCAATCATCGCGCGCTGGCGCATGCCGCCGGACAGCTCATGCGGGTAGGCGGCCAGGCGCCGCTCGGGACTTGGAATCTGCACGCGCTCGAACAGCGCGAGCGCGCGTTGCCGGGCCTCGGCCCGGGTGACGGATTCGTGGCGGCGGATCGATTCGACGATCTGCGCGCCGATCGGATAGACCGGGTCGAGCGCCAGCAGCGGCTCCTGGAAGATCATCGACGCGACCTTGCCGCGAAAGTCGGCCAATTCGCGCTGCGACAGCGCGAGCACGGCGCGACCGGCCACCTCCACCAGGCCGTCGATGCGCGTGCGCCGCTCCGGGTGCAGGCGCAGCAAGGTGCGCATGGTCACGCTCTTGCCCGAGCCCGACTCGCCGATCAGCGCGAGCACCTCGCCGCGCTGCACTTGCAGGCTCACGCCGCTGATGGCGCGCACGGGTTTGCCGCCGCCGCTGCCGCTGAAGGTGACGCCAAGGTCGCGCAGCCGGACCATGGGTTCGGCTGAAGCGCCGTTTGCTGCGCTCGCTGGAGTACCTTCGCCTTCGGCTGCGGTATGAACGCCCTCGGGCGGCCGGGCGGCGTTCATGCGGCCGGCCTTTGCCGGCGCTGTTGCGCCATCGGGTGCCCGCTGTCCGGTTCATGGACCAGGCAACTTGCCGCATGTTGCGCCCCGGCGGCGATGGGCTTGGGCGCGCGCCGGGCGCACACCGGCGCGGCAAGCGCGCAGCGCGGGTGAAAGCGGCAGCCCGTGGGCGGGTCGATCGGATTCGGCGGATCGCCCGAGAGCGCTGCTTTCTCGCTGCGCTGCTCCGGGTCCAGCGACGGTATCGACGACAGCAGCGCGCGCGTGTACGGATGCGCCGGCGCTGCGTACAGCGCATCGACCGGGCCGATCTCGACCACCTGGCCCAGGTACATCACCATGACGCGGTCGCTCATGTAGCGCACCACGTTCAGGTCGTGGCTGATGAACAGATAGGTCAGGCCGAACTCCGTTTTCAGATCCAGCAGCAGGTTGATGACCTGCGCCTGGACCGATCTGTCCAGCGCCGACACCGCCTCGTCGAGGATGACCATGCGCGGCTGCAGCGCCAGCGCCCGCGCAATGTTCACGCGCTGGCGCTGGCCGCCCGACAACTCGTGCGGATAACGCTCGGCCAAGCGCTGCGGCGGCAGCCCCACGCGCGCGAGCAGGTCGCGCGCGTTCGAGCGCGCCGCGCGCCGGGGCATGCCGTGCACCTGCGGGCCGAAGGCCACCGTGTCCTCGATGCTCAGGCGCGGGTTCAGCGAGGCATAGCTGTCCTGGAACACCATCTGCACCTGGCGGCGGAATTCCTTGAGCGGCAGGTCGCGGCCGCCGATCGCGCGGCCGTCGAACACCATCTGGCCGCGCGTCGGTTTCAGCAACTGCATCAGCAGGCGCGCGGTCGTGGACTTGCCGCAGCCCGATTCGCCGACCACGCCGAGCGTCTCGCCCTTCATGACCTGAAAGTCCACGCCGTCCACGGCGCGCACCACGGTGCCGGCGCCGAACGCGGTTTTCTTGAGCGGAAAATGCTTGACCATGCCGCTGATGGTCAGCAGCGGTTGCGCCGGTCCGCCGATATCGATGGGTTGCTCCATCGTTTAGCCCTTGGTTTAGCCCTTGTTGTCCATCGCCGAACGCAGGCCGTCGGACAGGAGGTTGAAAGAGATCGAGGTGATGAAGATCATCACGCCCGGCAGCGCTGCCACCCAGGGCTGCACGTAGATCGCGGTGCGCAGCGTGTTGAGCATCAGGCCCCATTCGGGCTCCGGCGGCTTGACGCCCAGGCCCAGGAACGACAGGCCCGAGGCCAGGATCATCGAGACCGCGATCAGGCCGGTCGCATAGACGAAGATCGGCCCGAGCACATTGCCCAGCACATGCACCCGCACGATGGTCAAGGGGCCGGCGCCCGAGGCGCGCGCCGCTTGCACGTAATCGCGGGTGCGCACCTGCGTGGTCACGCTTTCGGCCACGCGCGCGATCTGCGGAATGAACACGATGGTCAGCGAGATCAGCGAATTGACCACGCCCGCGCCCAGCGTGCCCGACAGCGCGATGGCCAGCAGCACCGATGGGAAGGCGTAGAACACGTCGATGGTGCGCATGATCAGCGTGTTCACCAGGCCGCCGGCATAGCCGGCAACGATGCCGATGGCCGTGCCCAGCACGAAGGCGCAGAGCACCGGCGTGATGCCAATGAAAAGGGACAAGCGCGCGCCGATGATCAGCCGCGTGAGCATGTCGCGGCCCAGTTCATCGCTGCCCAGCGGCAAGCCTGCGGTGCCTATCGGTTTGAGCCGCTGGAGCATCGACGACTGGTACGGGTCTGCCGGTGCGAGCCACGGGCCGAACAGCGCCAGCAGCAGCAACAGCAACACGACGCTGGCCGCGCCGACCGCGACCGGGTCGCGGCGCAGGCGCAGCCAGACGCTGGCCCAGTAGCCGCGCTGGCGCCGGGCCGGCAAGGCCGGGGCGGCGCCAGCAGTGGCCGGGCGGGTGGGCATGGTGTGCATGATGGGCATGGCTTGGCGGCGGGCCGCTTCAGGAACGCGCGATGCGCGGGTCGAGCAGCGTTTGCAGCACATCGACCAACAGATTGAGCACGACGAAGAACAGCGCCAGCACCAGGATCGTTCCTTGCAGCAGCGGCAGGTCGCGCTGGAAGATGGCGCTGTTGAGCAACAAGCCGGCGCCTGGCCACGAGAACACCGTCTCGATCAGGATCGAGCCGCCCAGCAGGTAACCCAGTTGCAGGCCGAGCACCGCCAGCGCCGTGGGCGCCGCGTTCTTTACCATGTGGCGCAGCACACCGGTGTGCGTAAGCCCCTTGGCGCGCAAGCCGACGATGAATTCCTGCTCCAGAATGTCGGCCACCAGCGCACGCACGGTGCGCGCGATGATGCCCATCGGAATCACCGACATCGTGAGCGCCGGCAGCAGCAGGAATTGCAGGTGCGCCCAGTCCCAGGCCCAGTCGTTCGAGCCGCTCGGGCCTGCGCCGGTGGCCGGCAGCCACATCAGCTGCGACGAGAACAGGATCACCATGACCATGCCGAGCCAGTAGTGCGGCACGCTGACGCCGAGCACCGAGCATATCGATGCCAGGCGGTCGATCCATGTGCCGCGAAAGTAGCCGGCCAGCAAGCCGAACAGGCAGCCGAACGCGAAGCCGATGAAGGCGGCCACCAGCGCGATCCGCAGCGTGTTGCCCACGGCGCGGAGCACCTCGCCGGCCACGGCCCGGTTGCTGGCGATGGACACGCCCAGGTCGCCGTGCAGTGCGCGCCAGACCCACATCGCGAACTGCTCGGGCAGCGAGCGGTTCAGGCCGTAGAGCTCGCGCAACTGCGCCTGCAACTCCGCCGAGGCGTCGGGCGGCAAGATGGCCACCAGCGGGTCGCCGGGCGCGATGTGCATGAGCACGAAGCACACCAGGGCCACGCCGAGCATGGTCGGCACGGCGTAGATCACGCGGCGCAGGCAGTAGGCGAGCATGTGGCCTCGGGGCTGTCGTGGTGCAGGCCCGGGTGCTCAGTCCATGGTCATCGTTGCGATGTCGATGAACCAACTCCTGGGCTGCACCACGTTCTTGATCTTGGGCGATAGCGCGCGCGGACCCACATCGTGCGCGATCCAGACGAAGGGCGCGTCGTCCACGATATGTGTGTGCAGCCTGGCCAGCGCGGCATCGCGCGCCTTGTCGTCGAAACTGGTGCGCGCATCGGCCACCAACTGGTCGACCTCGGCGTTGCCGTAATAGCCCCAGTTGTTCGACAGCGGCGGGAAAGCCTTGGTGCTGACGAAGCGTGCCATCGCAAAGAACGGGTCCATCGCCGAGAAACTGACGTTGACCGCGCTGGCGCCGTTGGCTGACGCATCCTTGGCGCCCTTGCGCCAGTTGGTCGAGAGCGTGTTCCATTCGATGACGTCGAACTGCACGTCGAAAAAGCACTGCTTGAGCGACTGCTGCGCGAACTCGTTCATCGGCAGCGGCTGCATCTGGCCCGATCCCGAGGCCGATATCTGCACCTTCACCTTGAGCGGCTTGGCGGCCGAATGGCCGGCCTGCTCCATCAGCGCCTGCCCGGCCTTCGGGTCGTACCGGATGTCGAAGCCGGGCTTGCCGAACCACGGATGGCCCGGCGAC from the Verminephrobacter eiseniae EF01-2 genome contains:
- a CDS encoding CaiB/BaiF CoA transferase family protein; translated protein: MTCTPIAPTAASGAAQADRRPLPLDGLRVVEFTHMVMGPTCGMVLADLGAEVIKVEPVDGDRTRHLLGSGAGFFSMFNRNKKSIALDLRSPEGLEVAHKLAASADVVVQNFKPGVMAKYRLDYAALSPRNPRLILVNHSGFLPGPYEHRTALDEVVQMMGGLAYMTGRPGDPLRAGASVNDIMGGMFGALGAIAALMQRGITGRGQEVDSALFENNVFLVGQHMLQYAVTGQPAAPMPERISSWALYDVFSVKDGEQIFLAAVSDAQWLAFCDALGFADLKADPQLLSNNDRVRARARLLPELRQRLAEYSAGELAAIFEQRGLPFAPIARPEQLFDDPHLNATGGLADITLPDGERAGQTVRTALLPLRMAGQRLGVRSPPPVLGQHTAALMAELGYTPEQVQALQGKQAVA
- a CDS encoding ABC transporter permease, whose product is MHTMPTRPATAGAAPALPARRQRGYWASVWLRLRRDPVAVGAASVVLLLLLLALFGPWLAPADPYQSSMLQRLKPIGTAGLPLGSDELGRDMLTRLIIGARLSLFIGITPVLCAFVLGTAIGIVAGYAGGLVNTLIMRTIDVFYAFPSVLLAIALSGTLGAGVVNSLISLTIVFIPQIARVAESVTTQVRTRDYVQAARASGAGPLTIVRVHVLGNVLGPIFVYATGLIAVSMILASGLSFLGLGVKPPEPEWGLMLNTLRTAIYVQPWVAALPGVMIFITSISFNLLSDGLRSAMDNKG
- a CDS encoding ABC transporter permease — encoded protein: MLAYCLRRVIYAVPTMLGVALVCFVLMHIAPGDPLVAILPPDASAELQAQLRELYGLNRSLPEQFAMWVWRALHGDLGVSIASNRAVAGEVLRAVGNTLRIALVAAFIGFAFGCLFGLLAGYFRGTWIDRLASICSVLGVSVPHYWLGMVMVILFSSQLMWLPATGAGPSGSNDWAWDWAHLQFLLLPALTMSVIPMGIIARTVRALVADILEQEFIVGLRAKGLTHTGVLRHMVKNAAPTALAVLGLQLGYLLGGSILIETVFSWPGAGLLLNSAIFQRDLPLLQGTILVLALFFVVLNLLVDVLQTLLDPRIARS
- a CDS encoding ABC transporter ATP-binding protein, whose amino-acid sequence is MVRLRDLGVTFSGSGGGKPVRAISGVSLQVQRGEVLALIGESGSGKSVTMRTLLRLHPERRTRIDGLVEVAGRAVLALSQRELADFRGKVASMIFQEPLLALDPVYPIGAQIVESIRRHESVTRAEARQRALALFERVQIPSPERRLAAYPHELSGGMRQRAMIALALACQPQLLLADEPTTALDATVQIQILLLLRQLQRDLGLSVIFVTHDIGAAVEIADRIAVMYAGRIVEEGTVRELLGAPRHPYTIALLKSSAHGALARGTRLATIAGAPPDLCALPPGCAFAERCALARAACHAAPPPMVEIAPNRRLRCIHTDAATLPD
- a CDS encoding MBL fold metallo-hydrolase, with translation MPTDPRALLTPEITVLERGWLSANNILFIGPQDTALVDTGYCGHAEQTLSLVQASLGERPLDRILNTHLHSDHCGGNAALQRAWPALRTAIPPGQALHVRHWDPQALSYTPTGQECPPFHFDTLLTPDSCVLLGNRPWQIHAAPGHDPHSVVLFEPQQRILLSADALWENGFGVVFPELAGGGAAFAEVAATLDLIEALAPRVVIPGHGPVFADAPRALEGARRRLDGFVRNPTKHALYAAKVLLKYKLLAWQQITMAELSRWAQATPYFDMLHARHFADQTAAEWLSSLVDDLVRSGAAVRQREWLHNA
- a CDS encoding ABC transporter ATP-binding protein; the protein is MEQPIDIGGPAQPLLTISGMVKHFPLKKTAFGAGTVVRAVDGVDFQVMKGETLGVVGESGCGKSTTARLLMQLLKPTRGQMVFDGRAIGGRDLPLKEFRRQVQMVFQDSYASLNPRLSIEDTVAFGPQVHGMPRRAARSNARDLLARVGLPPQRLAERYPHELSGGQRQRVNIARALALQPRMVILDEAVSALDRSVQAQVINLLLDLKTEFGLTYLFISHDLNVVRYMSDRVMVMYLGQVVEIGPVDALYAAPAHPYTRALLSSIPSLDPEQRSEKAALSGDPPNPIDPPTGCRFHPRCALAAPVCARRAPKPIAAGAQHAASCLVHEPDSGHPMAQQRRQRPAA
- the rpoD gene encoding RNA polymerase sigma factor RpoD — encoded protein: MPAEKSAKPPKSAPGPATKAPAAPAAKTPAAPAKAASKKPAPAPTAPAAKTAKAMPVKNTAEQTKVAAAKPASDLPKSKPASASKPAAPAGSTPPKKTPAPAATAATTTAAAATRTPPAKRDPKPKPAGNQSADPGSTVVAPARSDDTDLSDVEADLEGEVEEVPEAAVAVEKVKPLRMKISKAKERALMKEFGLDETVLSEEDLARRRSRLKTLIKLGKTRGYLTHVEISDHLPDKLVDAETLEAVITTLNDLGVAVYEQTPDAEALIITDNAPTGASEEEAEEAAEAALSTVDSEFGRTTDPVRMYMREMGTVELLTREGEIEIAKRIEGGLMAMMEAISASPATIAEILNMGEEIRAGKVVISTIVDGFSNPNEADDYVAEEDFDEFDEADDDDGKGGSKALTKKLEELKKQALERFDKLRDLFEKMHKVYDKDGYGTLAYVQAQQALSAELMTIRFTAKTIEKLCDMVRGQVDDVRRKERELRRIIVDKCGMPQETFIKDFPPNLLNLQWVEKQAAMGKPWSSIIARNIPPIQDLQQKLMDLQSRVVVPLTELKVINKRMNEGEATSRDAKKEMIEANLRLVISIAKKYTNRGLQFLDLIQEGNIGLMKAVDKFEYRRGYKFSTYATWWIRQAITRSIADQARTIRIPVHMIETINKMNRISRQHLQEFGFEPDASLLAAKMEIPEDKIRKIMKIAKEPISMETPIGDDDDSHLGDFIEDASNTAPIEAAMQAGLRDVVKDILDGLTPREAKVLRMRFGIEMTSDHTLEEVGKQFDVTRERIRQIEAKALRKLKHPSRSDKLRSFIDSI
- a CDS encoding LysR family transcriptional regulator; the encoded protein is MAPQFADLDLRLIRVFLAIVDAGGLSAAQRTLNVGQPTLSSQLATLETRLGFSLCARGRGGFQLTPKGERFTPIARRLIDTLSDFSAQAHHLERQLVGSLNIGLIGYAPIEQNRRIAQAIARFRQRDEAVRFVIIVRSPSHLEEQLVSGQIQVAVGYFWRHMPTLEYTPLFSERQLAYCGREHPLFDRAGQLMPDELSGCDWVWRSYPLPEAQQWLPALQITAVTDNMEATAVLVLSGRHLGYLPEHFAASYVEAGLLAPVNPAVMYYDVQFHMVSRRRERLNDITLAFLEDLGQAHPLAQGGRSKPGT